In Malus sylvestris chromosome 16, drMalSylv7.2, whole genome shotgun sequence, the following are encoded in one genomic region:
- the LOC126608015 gene encoding putative beta-D-xylosidase: MAYNIAKLSLLSLLFLFSSLCSIAVVHARPPFACDPRNPITRTLKFCRVRVPIHVRVQDLIGRLTLQEKIGLLVNNAIAVPRLGIQGYEWWSEALHGVSNVGPGTKFGTFLGATSFPQVITTAASFNESLWEEIGRVVSDEARAMYNGGAAGLTFWSPNVNIFRDPRWGRGQETPGEDPILAAKYGARYVKGLQGDGAGNRLKVAACCKHYTAYDLDNWNGVDRFHFNARVSKQDLEDTYNVPFRACVVDGNVASVMCSYNQVNGKPTCADPELLKGTIRGQWKLNGYIVSDCDSVGVYYDNQHYTKTPEEAAAYAIKAGLDLDCGPFLGIHTEAAVRFGQVNEIDINYALANTITVQMRLGMFDGEPSAQRYGNLGLADVCKPSSNELALEAARQGIVLLENRGNSLPLSTMRHRTVAVIGPNSDVTETMIGNYAGIACGYTTPLQGIARYTRTIHQAGCTDVHCNGNQLIGAAEVAARQADATVLVIGLDQSIEAEFRDRTDLLLPGHQQELVSRVARASRGPTILVIMSGGPIDVTFAKNDPRIGAIIWVGYPGQAGGTAIADVLFGTTNPSGKLPMTWYPQNYVANLPMTDMAMRADPARGYPGRTYRFYKGPVVFPFGLGLSYTRFSHSLAQGPTLVSVPFTSLVASKNTTMLGNHDIRVSHTNCDSLSLDVHIDIKNSGTMDGTHTLLVFATPPTGKWAPNKQLVGFHKVHIVAGSERRVRVGVQVCKHLSVVDELGIRRIPLGQHKLEIGDLQHHVSVEANLGEIKF, encoded by the exons atggcATACAATATTGCCAAACTctcacttctttctcttctgTTCTTATTTTCTTCCCTCTGCAGCATTGCAGTTGTGCATGCTCGTCCACCCTTCGCCTGCGACCCTCGAAACCCGATAACCAGAACGTTGAAGTTCTGCAGGGTGAGGGTGCCAATCCACGTTAGGGTTCAGGACTTGATCGGACGGCTGACATTGCAGGAGAAGATCGGGCTGTTGGTGAACAATGCCATTGCTGTGCCTAGGCTTGGCATTCAGGGGTACGAGTGGTGGTCTGAGGCGCTTCATGGTGTGTCCAACGTGGGGCCTGGAACCAAGTTCGGTACCTTTCTTGGGGCTACTAGCTTCCCTCAAGTCATCACCACCGCTGCTTCCTTCAATGAGTCGCTCTGGGAGGAAATCGGACGG GTTGTGTCTGATGAAGCAAGGGCAATGTACAACGGGGGTGCGGCTGGACTGACATTTTGGAGCCCaaatgtgaacatatttcgtgacCCGAGGTGGGGAAGGGGGCAAGAGACTCCTGGGGAAGACCCTATCTTGGCTGCCAAGTATGGTGCTAGGTATGTCAAGGGCCTCCAAGGTGATGGTGCTGGGAATCGCCTTAAGGTTGCTGCATGCTGCAAACATTACACCGCCTATGATCTCGATAATTGGAACGGTGTCGATCGGTTCCACTTCAACGCTAGG GTTAGCAAGCAGGACTTGGAAGACACATATAACGTGCCCTTCAGAGCCTGTGTGGTGGATGGGAATGTTGCTAGTGTTATGTGCTCTTACAACCAGGTCAACGGAAAACCTACTTGTGCTGACCCTGAACTCCTCAAAGGCACAATCCGTGGTCAATGGAAACTCAATGG GTATATTGTCTCGGATTGTGATTCAGTTGGTGTTTATTATGATAACCAACATTACACCAAAACACCAGAAGAAGCAGCTGCATACGCAATTAAAGCAG gtttggacttggattgtggGCCATTCCTTGGCATCCACACAGAGGCGGCAGTGAGGTTTGGCCAGGTAAACGAGATCGACATTAACTATGCGTTGGCTAACACAATCACGGTCCAAATGAGATTAGGAATGTTCGATGGCGAACCGTCAGCTCAACGATATGGAAACCTAGGCCTAGCAGATGTGTGCAAACCATCCAGCAATGAGCTAGCCCTTGAAGCTGCCAGACAAGGCATTGTTCTGCTTGAAAACCGTGGGAATTCGCTACCCCTCTCAACCATGCGCCACCGTACTGTGGCTGTAATCGGGCCCAATTCTGATGTTACAGAAACAATGATTGGAAATTATGCAG GTATTGCATGTGGTTACACTACACCACTACAAGGAATTGCGAGGTACACAAGGACCATACACCAAGCTGGGTGCACAGATGTTCATTGCAATGGAAATCAACTAATTGGTGCTGCTGAGGTTGCAGCTAGACAAGCTGATGCAACCGTCTTAGTAATAGGCCTTGACCAATCAATTGAAGCAGAGTTCAGAGACCGGACCGACCTCCTCTTGCCTGGACACCAACAAGAGCTGGTGTCCAGGGTGGCTAGGGCTTCTAGGGGGCCGACCATTCTGGTCATAATGTCAGGCGGCCCTATTGATGTGACGTTTGCAAAGAATGACCCTCGCATTGGAGCGATTATTTGGGTTGGGTATCCAGGCCAGGCTGGAGGAACTGCCATTGCTGATGTTCTATTCGGCACTACAAACCCAA gTGGAAAGCTCCCTATGACATGGTACCCTCAAAATTATGTGGCCAACTTGCCAATGACAGACATGGCCATGAGAGCAGACCCAGCAAGAGGGTATCCTGGTAGGACCTATAGATTTTACAAGGGCCCAGTTGTCTTCCCATTTGGGTTGGGCCTAAGCTACACCAGATTCTCGCACTCCCTAGCCCAGGGGCCTACATTAGTCTCGGTCCCATTCACCAGCCTCGTCGCCTCCAAAAACACAACCATGCTAGGCAACCACGACATCCGAGTGAGCCACACAAATTGTGACTCACTCTCACTCGACGTCCACATTGACATAAAAAACAGCGGAACCATGGATGGGACCCACACTCTATTAGTGTTCGCGACCCCGCCGACAGGAAAATGGGCCCCCAACAAGCAGCTGGTGGGATTTCACAAGGTCCATATCGTGGCCGGATCAGAGAGACGAGTCAGGGTTGGCGTCCAGGTGTGCAAGCACCTCAGCGTCGTTGACGAATTGGGGATCCGGAGAATCCCATTGGGCCAACACAAACTGGAAATTGGTGACCTGCAGCATCATGTTTCTGTTGAAGCAAATTTAGGAGAGATTAAGTTTTAA
- the LOC126607809 gene encoding acetate--CoA ligase CCL3-like: protein MPENFGHIKCQLVCHNSEFLSLQSEKERGRTGASKMVVGRDIDDLPKNDANYTALTPLWFLDRAALVHPTRTSMVHGSIRYTWQQTYQRCRRLASALAKRSIGLGTTVSIIAPNVPALFEAHYGVPMAGAVLNTVNVRLNAATIAFLLGHSSSVVVMVDQEFFPLAEEALKIWAEKSEGSCKPPLLVVIGDESCDPMALKSALGRGAIEYETFLESGDPEFAWKPPEDEWQSIALGYTSGTTASPKGVVLHHRGAYLMALSGPLVWGMTEGAVYLWTLPMFHCNGWCFTWSLAALCGTNICLRQVTAKAVYSAIAEHGVTHFCAAPVVLNTLVNASPEETILPLPHVVQVMTAGAAPPPSILFAMSQKGFRVTHTYGLSETYGPSTVCAWKPEWDSLPPVKQARLNARQGVRYIGMEGVDVFNPETMQPVPADGATMGEIMMRGNLVMKGYLKNPKVNNEVFANGWFHSGDLAVKHPDNYIEIKDRSKDIIISGGENISSVEVENTLYQHPAIFEVSVVARPHEKWGETPCAFVTLKPGVDKSDENRMAEDIMKFCRSKLPAYWVPRSVVFGPLPKTATGKIQKHLLRAKAKELGPVTLSKL from the exons ATGCCTGAAAATTTTGGCCATATAAAATGTCAGCTGGTTTGTCATAATTCTGAATTTCTGAGTCTCCagtcagagaaagagagaggtagAACAGGTGCATCAAAGATGGTGGTGGGGCGAGACATAGACGATCTGCCGAAGAACGACGCCAACTACACGGCATTAACGCCGCTGTGGTTTCTGGATAGAGCAGCTCTGGTGCACCCCACCAGAACATCCATGGTCCATGGATCAATTCGCTACACGTGGCAGCAGACTTACCAGCGTTGCCGCCGTTTGGCCTCCGCTCTCGCCAAGCGCTCCATCGGCCTCGGCACCACG GTATCGATAATAGCACCAAATGTGCCAGCCCTCTTTGAAGCTCATTATGGAGTTCCAATGGCAGGAGCTGTGTTAAACACTGTAAATGTTCGTCTAAATGCAGCGACTATTGCTTTCCTTCTTGGTCATTCATCGTCTGTTGTTGTGATGGTGGATCAAGAATTTTTTCCCTTGGCAGAGGAAGCTTTGAAAATATGGGCAGAGAAAAGCGAAGGCAGTTGCAAGCCTCCACTCTTAGTTGTCATAGGTGATGAAAGCTGTGATCCTATGGCACTAAAAAGTGCTTTGGGAAGAGGCGCCATTGAATATGAGACATTCTTGGAAAGTGGTGACCCTGAGTTTGCTTGGAAACCACCAGAGGATGAGTGGCAGAGCATTGCTCTGGGTTATACTTCTGGCACAACAGCCAGCCCTAAGGGGGTGGTTTTGCATCACCGTGGGGCTTATCTGATGGCTTTGAGTGGTCCTCTTGTATGGGGGATGACTGAAGGAGCTGTATATCTGTGGACTCTACCCATGTTCCATTGCAATGGTTGGTGTTTCACTTGGTCACTTGCAGCTCTTTGTGGGACAAACATATGCCTTCGACAG GTTACAGCAAAGGCAGTATATTCAGCCATAGCCGAGCATGGCGTGACTCACTTTTGTGCTGCACCCGTGGTACTCAACACTTTGGTCAATGCTTCCCCAGAGGAGACTATCCTTCCTCTCCCACATGTTGTACAGGTGATGACAGCTGGTGCTGCCCCTCCACCTTCTATTCTTTTTGCGATGTCCCAAAAGGGCTTCCGAGTCACGCACACTTATGGTCTGTCAGAAACTTATGGCCCCTCCACAGTGTGTGCGTGGAAGCCTGAGTGGGACTCGCTGCCCCCTGTAAAACAAGCGCGGCTTAATGCACGCCAAGGTGTTCGGTACATTGGCATGGAGGGTGTAGATGTTTTCAACCCTGAGACTATGCAACCAGTTCCAGCTGATGGAGCTACCATGGGGGAGATAATGATGCGGGGAAATCTCGTAATGAAGGGGTATTTAAAGAACCCAAAGGTGAATAATGAAGTTTTCGCCAATGGTTGGTTTCATTCTGGTGATCTGGCAGTGAAGCATCCAGATAACTATATCGAAATCAAAGACAGATCAAAGGACATTATCATCTCCGGAGGTGAGAACATCAGTAGTGTGGAGGTAGAGAACACTCTATATCAACACCCAGCCATATTCGAGGTATCGGTGGTTGCAAGGCCACATGAGAAGTGGGGTGAAACTCCTTGCGCTTTTGTGACATTGAAACCGGGTGTCGATAAGTCTGATGAGAATCGTATGGCAGAAGATATAATGAAGTTCTGCCGGTCCAAGCTACCTGCGTACTGGGTTCCGAGATCCGTGGTATTTGGACCATTGCCAAAGACCGCTACTGGGAAGATACAGAAGCATTTGCTGAGGGCCAAGGCCAAAGAGCTGGGACCTGTCACTTTGAGTAAGTTATAA
- the LOC126609383 gene encoding chitinase-like protein 2, whose protein sequence is MEKKWLLLFSMAAAMLLAINVVNGQEDSAVKPLVKIVKGKKVCDKGWECKGWSVYCCNQTISDYFQAYHFEDLFSKRNSPVAHAVGFWDYHSFITAAADYQPHGFGTTGGKLQGMKEVAAFLGHVGSKTTCGYGVATGGPLAWGLCYNKEMSPSQLYCDDYYKYTYPCSPGASYHGRGALPLYWNYNYGETGQALKVDLLNHPEYIEQNATLAFQAAIWRWMTPVKKNIPSAHDVFVGKWKPTKNDTLSKRVPGFGTTINVLYGDQVCGQGDVDSMNNIVSHYLYYLDKIGVGREEAGPHDVLSCAEQKAFQPSSSSSSSSSSSSSS, encoded by the exons ATGGAGAAAAAATGGCTTCTACTTTTCTCAATGGCAGCTGCAATGCTGCTAGCGATCAACGTTGTGAACGGTCAAGAGGATTCAGCGGTGAAGCCGTTGGTGAAGATAGTGAAGGGCAAGAAGGTGTGCGACAAGGGGTGGGAGTGTAAAGGATGGTCTGTTTATTGTTGTAACCAGACCATTTCTGACTACTTCCAAGCTTACCACTTTGAGGACCTTTTCTCCAAGCGTAACTCGCCGGTGGCGCACGCCGTGGGATTCTGGGACTACCACTCTTTCATCACCGCTGCTGCCGATTACCAGCCTCATGGATTCGGTACCACAGGTGGCAAGCTCCAGGGGATGAAGGAAGTTGCTGCTTTTCTTGGGCATGTTGGCAGCAAAACTACGT GTGGCTATGGGGTTGCCACCGGAGGACCATTGGCTTGGGGTCTATGCTACAACAAGGAAATGAGCCCTAGCCAGTTATACTGTGATGACTACTACAAATACACTTACCCCTGCTCTCCTGGTGCTTCATACCATGGCCGTGGTGCTTTGCCACTCTATTG GAACTACAACTATGGAGAAACAGGTCAAGCCCTAAAGGTGGACTTATTAAACCATCCAGAATACATAGAACAAAATGCAACCCTAGCCTTCCAGGCTGCAATCTGGAGGTGGATGACGCCAGTGAAGAAGAACATCCCTTCAGCCCACGATGTCTTTGTCGGCAAATGGAAGCCAACCAAGAACGACACTTTATCCAAAAGAGTTCCTGGCTTTGGCACCACCATCAATGTGCTCTATGGAGACCAAGTCTGTGGCCAAGGTGACGTTGACTCCATGAACAACATCGTCTCCCATTACCTGTATTACCTTGACAAAATCGGGGTTGGCCGCGAAGAGGCTGGACCTCATGACGTGCTCAGCTGCGCTGAACAGAAGGCTTTTCaaccttcatcttcttcgtcttcgtcttcgtcttcatcttcatcttcttga